A genomic stretch from Streptomyces sp. QL37 includes:
- a CDS encoding DEAD/DEAH box helicase translates to MTLPVALSGSDVIGQAKTGTGKTLGFGLPLLERVTVPADVEAGRAAPEKLTDAPQALIVVPTRELCQQVTNDLLTAGKARNVRVLAIYGGRAYEPQVEALKKGVDVVVGTPGRLLDLAGQRKLDLSHIRVLVLDEADEMLDLGFLPDVERIITMLPPKRQTMLFSATMPGAVISLARRYMSQPTHINATSPDDEGTTVKNTVQHVYRAHSMDKPEMVSRILQADGRGLAMIFCRTKRTAADIAEQLEKRGFASGAVHGDLGQGAREQALRAFRNGKVDVLVCTDVAARGIDVEGVTHVINYQSPEDEKTYLHRIGRTGRAGAKGIAITLVDWDDIPRWQLINKALDLKFPDPPETYSTSPHLYEDLSIPAGTKGVLPRTERTRAGLRAEEIEDLGETGGRGRKSAASAPASREERPPRTPRQRRRTRGGSVTDEAAAVTVPAPAAEATGEDASEPRTPRRRRRTRAAAPEVVTEAAVAVAETPVAEPAPVAEAEPAPEAKPRRRRARATTTAAAAEPALAPAPAVEPVVDFQTVAIAAPAAEPVATKPRRRTRVVKPADEVDFQIAPASEPVTETKSRRRPRAATKPKAEAVASTATAEDTAETKPRRRRPRAAAGEKAETAAVTEAVSDGEAPAKPRRRRSRAAAAAETTEG, encoded by the coding sequence ATGACGCTCCCCGTAGCGCTCTCCGGATCGGATGTCATCGGCCAGGCCAAGACCGGCACCGGCAAGACGCTCGGCTTCGGTCTTCCGCTCCTGGAGCGGGTGACCGTCCCCGCCGACGTCGAGGCGGGCCGCGCCGCGCCCGAGAAGCTGACGGACGCGCCGCAGGCTCTGATCGTCGTCCCCACCCGTGAGCTGTGCCAGCAGGTCACCAACGACCTCCTGACCGCCGGCAAGGCCCGTAACGTCCGCGTTCTCGCGATCTACGGCGGCCGGGCGTACGAGCCCCAGGTCGAGGCGCTCAAGAAGGGCGTCGACGTCGTCGTCGGCACCCCGGGTCGCCTGCTCGACCTGGCGGGCCAGCGCAAGCTCGACCTCTCGCACATCCGCGTCCTCGTCCTGGACGAGGCCGACGAGATGCTCGACCTGGGCTTCCTGCCCGACGTCGAGCGCATCATCACCATGCTGCCGCCGAAGCGCCAGACGATGCTGTTCTCGGCCACCATGCCCGGTGCCGTCATCAGCCTCGCGCGCCGCTACATGTCGCAGCCGACGCACATCAACGCCACCTCGCCCGACGACGAGGGCACGACCGTCAAGAACACGGTGCAGCACGTCTACCGTGCCCACTCGATGGACAAGCCCGAGATGGTCTCCCGCATCCTGCAGGCCGACGGCCGCGGACTGGCGATGATCTTCTGCCGTACGAAGCGGACGGCCGCCGACATCGCGGAGCAGCTGGAGAAGCGCGGTTTCGCGTCCGGCGCGGTCCACGGCGACCTCGGCCAGGGCGCCCGTGAGCAGGCGCTGCGCGCCTTCCGCAACGGCAAGGTGGACGTCCTCGTCTGCACCGATGTCGCCGCGCGCGGCATCGACGTCGAGGGTGTGACGCATGTCATCAACTACCAGTCACCGGAGGACGAGAAGACGTACCTCCACCGCATCGGCCGTACCGGCCGCGCGGGCGCCAAGGGCATCGCGATCACGCTGGTCGACTGGGACGACATCCCGCGCTGGCAGCTGATCAACAAGGCTCTGGACCTGAAGTTCCCGGACCCGCCGGAGACGTACTCCACGTCCCCGCACCTGTACGAGGACCTCAGCATCCCGGCCGGCACCAAGGGTGTCCTGCCGCGCACCGAGCGGACCCGTGCCGGTCTGCGCGCGGAGGAGATCGAGGACCTCGGCGAGACCGGCGGCCGCGGCCGCAAGTCCGCCGCCTCCGCCCCGGCATCCCGCGAGGAGCGTCCGCCGCGCACGCCGCGCCAGCGTCGCCGCACGAGGGGCGGCAGCGTCACCGACGAGGCCGCCGCCGTCACCGTGCCCGCCCCCGCCGCCGAGGCGACCGGTGAGGACGCCTCCGAGCCGCGTACCCCGCGCCGTCGGCGCCGTACCCGTGCGGCCGCCCCCGAGGTCGTGACCGAGGCCGCGGTGGCCGTGGCCGAGACCCCGGTCGCCGAGCCCGCGCCCGTCGCCGAGGCCGAGCCGGCCCCGGAGGCGAAGCCGCGCCGTCGCCGTGCGCGTGCCACGACGACCGCCGCTGCCGCCGAGCCGGCCCTCGCGCCCGCCCCGGCCGTCGAGCCCGTGGTCGACTTCCAGACCGTGGCCATCGCCGCGCCCGCGGCGGAGCCCGTGGCCACCAAGCCGCGCCGCCGTACCCGGGTCGTGAAGCCGGCCGACGAGGTCGACTTCCAGATCGCCCCGGCCTCCGAGCCGGTGACCGAGACCAAGTCGCGCCGTCGTCCGCGTGCCGCCACCAAGCCGAAGGCCGAGGCCGTGGCCTCCACGGCGACCGCCGAGGACACCGCGGAGACCAAGCCGCGCCGTCGCCGGCCGCGCGCGGCGGCCGGTGAGAAGGCGGAGACCGCCGCGGTCACCGAGGCCGTGTCGGACGGCGAGGCGCCCGCGAAGCCCCGTAGGCGCCGGTCCCGCGCGGCGGCAGCCGCCGAGACGACCGAGGGCTGA
- a CDS encoding ferritin-like fold-containing protein, with product METPDNATEAPAPTGIAAQDWATASEDPQYRAAVVDLLGALAYGELAAFERIAEDAKLAPTLGDKAALAKMASAEFHHFEQLTDRLTAVGESPAAAMEPFAKALDDFHRQTAPSDWLEGLVKAYVGDSIASDFYREIAARLDTDTRSLVLSVLDDTGHGNFAVEKVRAAIEAEPRVGGRLALWARRLMGEALSQAQRVVADRDALSTMLVGGVADGFDLAEVGRMFSRITEAHTKRMAALGLAA from the coding sequence ATGGAGACGCCTGACAACGCCACTGAAGCACCCGCACCTACCGGTATCGCCGCCCAGGACTGGGCAACCGCGTCCGAGGACCCGCAGTACCGCGCCGCGGTCGTGGATCTGCTCGGCGCGCTCGCCTACGGGGAACTCGCGGCCTTCGAGCGGATCGCCGAGGACGCGAAACTCGCGCCGACACTCGGCGACAAGGCGGCACTGGCGAAGATGGCGTCCGCCGAGTTCCACCATTTCGAGCAGCTGACCGACCGGCTCACGGCCGTCGGCGAGTCGCCGGCCGCCGCCATGGAGCCGTTCGCCAAGGCACTGGACGACTTCCACCGGCAGACGGCCCCGTCGGACTGGCTGGAAGGCCTGGTCAAGGCGTACGTCGGCGATTCGATCGCCAGTGACTTCTACCGGGAGATCGCCGCCCGTCTCGACACGGACACCCGCTCCCTCGTCCTCTCCGTGCTCGACGACACGGGCCACGGGAACTTCGCGGTCGAGAAGGTGCGGGCCGCGATCGAGGCGGAGCCCCGTGTCGGCGGCAGGCTCGCCCTGTGGGCGCGCAGGCTGATGGGCGAGGCGCTCTCGCAGGCGCAGCGGGTGGTCGCGGACCGCGACGCGCTTTCCACGATGCTCGTGGGCGGCGTCGCGGACGGCTTCGACCTGGCCGAGGTCGGCAGGATGTTCTCCCGGATCACCGAGGCGCACACCAAGCGGATGGCCGCGCTCGGCCTCGCCGCCTGA
- a CDS encoding DUF3107 domain-containing protein yields MEVKIGVQHTPREIVLESGLSAEEVESAVGEALNGKAQLLSLTDDKGRKVLVPADRIAYVEIGEPSTRRVGFGAL; encoded by the coding sequence GTGGAGGTCAAGATCGGGGTGCAGCACACGCCCCGCGAGATCGTTCTGGAGAGCGGACTTTCCGCCGAAGAGGTCGAGAGCGCGGTCGGCGAGGCGCTCAACGGCAAGGCGCAGCTGCTCAGCCTCACGGACGACAAGGGCCGCAAGGTCCTGGTGCCGGCCGACCGGATCGCCTACGTGGAGATCGGCGAGCCCAGCACCCGACGGGTGGGATTCGGCGCGCTGTAG